The Streptococcus sp. DTU_2020_1001019_1_SI_AUS_MUR_006 sequence AAGGCGTATCGGAAGTTCAACCTGCGTTACCAGAAGCAGTAGTAACAGACAAAGGCGAATCTGAAGTTCAACCAACGTTACCAGAAGCAGTTGTAACTGACCAGGGCGAACCAGCGGTCCAGCCAGAATTACCCGAAGCAGTTGTTACAGACAAGGGTGAGGCAGAAGTTCAAGCAACGTTGCCGGAAGCAGTAGTAAGTGACAAGGGTGAGCCTGCAGTCCAACCCGCCTTGCCAGAGGCTGTTGTAAGTGATAAAGGCGTACCGGAAGTTCAACCTGCGTTACCAGAAGCAGTTGTTACTGATAAAGGAGAACCGGAAGTTCAACCTGAATTGCCAGAAGCTGTTGTAACCGATAAAGACAAACCGGAAGTTCAACCTGAATTGCCAGAAGCAGTTGTAAGCGATAAAGGAGAACCAGCAGTCCAACCCGCCTTACCAGAAGCAGTTGTGACTGACAAAGGTGAGCCTGAAATTCAGCCTGAATTACCAGAAGCAGTTGTAAGCGCCAAAGGTGAACCGGAAGTTCAACCTGAATTGCCAGAAGCTGTAGTAACTGACAAGGGTGAGCCTGCGGTCCAACCAGAGTTGCCAGAAGCTGTTGTTACTGATAAAGGTGAACCTGCGGTCCAACCAGAGTTGCCAGAGGCTGTAATAACCAACAAGGGTGAGCCTGCGATCCAGCCAGAGTTACCCGAAGCAGTTGTAAGTGATAAAGGTGAACCCGCAGTTCAGCCTGAATTGCCAAAAGCAGTTGTAACCGATAAAGGTGAACCGGAAGTTCAACCTGAATTGCCCGAAGCTGTTGTAAGCGATAAAGGCGAACCTGCAGTCCAACCCGCCTTGCCAGAAGCTGTAGTAAGTGACAAAGGTGAACCTGAAGTTCAACCTGAATTGCCCGAAGCAGTTGTAAGCGCCAAAGGTGAGCCGGAACAGGTAGCCCCACTTCCAGAATACACTGGTAATATTGATCAAGTAAAGCCGGATATTCCGACTGAAAAAACGAAAGAACAGGATCCAGAAAAAACACTCGAATTAAGAAATGTTTCGGATATTGAGTTGTACAGCCAGACGAATGGGACTTATAAACAACATATCTCATTGGATGGAATTCCAAAGAATACGGATAATTACTTTGTCAAGGTAAAATCTTCGGCATTTAAAGATGTCTATCTGCCAGTCGCCTCAATAACTGAAGAGGAAAGAAATGGTCAGTCAGTTTATAAAATTACAGCTAAGGCTGAGAAACTCCAGCAAGAACAGAACAATAAATATGTCGACCATTTCACCTTCTACCTCGATAAGAAGTCTAAAGAGGAAAATACAAACTTTACTTCCTTTAGTAATCTGGTCAAAGCTATAAACCAAAATCCCTCTGGAACCTATCATTTAGCAGCTAGCCTGAATGCTAACGAAGTGGAGCTTGGTTCTGATGAAAAATCCTATATCAAGGGCACCTTTACTGGTCATTTGATTGGAGAAAAAGATGGTAAGAAGTATGCTATCTATAATTTGAAAAAACCTCTGTTTGAAAACTTGAGTGGTGCTACAGTAGAAAAACTGAGTCTAAAAAATGTTACTATTTCAGGGAAAAATGATATTGCTTCACTGGCAAATGAAGCTCAGAATAACACAAAAATTAAGCAAGTTCATGTGGATGGTGTACTCGCCGGTGAACGTGGTATCGGTGGTTTGTTGGCTAAGGCAGACCAATCAAGCATCACAGAGAGTAGTTTCAAGGGAAGAATTGTCAATACCTATGAAACAACTGCTGCCTATAATATCGGTGGCCTGGTCGGTCATTTAACAGGAAAAAATGCGTCTATTGCTAAATCCAAAGCGACAGTAGCCATTTCATCCAACACCAATAGTTCAGATCAGACTGTTGGTGGGCTAGCAGGTCTAATAGACCAAGATGCGCATATACAGGATAGCTATGCTGAAGGTGATATCAATAATGTCAAGCACTTTGGTAGAGTCGCGGGTGTAGCAGGATATTTGTGGGATCGAAAAACAAATGAGGAACAGCATGCAGGAAGATTGACCAATGTACTAAGTGATGTCAATGTAACCAACGGGAATGCCATTACCGGTTACCACTACAATGGAATGAAGGTGAAGGACACATTCAGCAGCAAGGTGAACAGAGTATACAATGTCACCTTGGTTAGGGATGAAGTCATCAGCAAAGAATCCTTTGAAGAAAGAGGAACAATGCTAGATGCTTCTGAAGTGACTAATAAAAAAGCAGAAATCAATCCTCTCACTCCTCCAACAGTGGAGCCCCTTTCAACAAGTGGTAGTAAAGAAAGTGATTTTTCTAAGGTGAAGCATTATCAAGCTAACCGTGCTTTGGTTTATAAGAACATTGAAAAATTGTTACCTTTCTATAACAAGGCGACCATCGTGAAATACGGAAACCTGGTCAAGGAGAACAGTCTCTTATATCAAAAAGAACTCTTGTCCGCAGTTATGATGAAGGATGACCAAGTAATCACAGATATTGTTTCTAACAAACAGACTGCAAATAAACTCTTACTTCACTATCAGGACCATTCATCTGAGAAGCTCGATCTCAAGTACCAGACTGATTTTGCCAAGCTAGCAGAATATAGTTTAGGGGATACAGAACTCCTCTACACTCCAAATCAATTCTTGTATGACCAAGACTCTATCATTAAGCAAGTCTTACCTGACTTACAAAAGGTTGACTATAAGTCGGATACTATCAGAAAGACACTCGGAATTTCTCCAGATGTCAAGCAAACTGAGCTCTATCTGGAAGACCAGTTCGCCAAAACAAAACAAGATTTGGCAAACAGTTTGAAAAAACTTTTATCAGCAGATGCTGGACTTGCTGGTGACAACTCAGTTACCAGAGGCTATCTTGTAGATAAAATCAAGAACAATAAGGAAGCCTTACTACTCGGTTTAACTTATTTAGAACGTTGGTATAACTTTAGCTATGGTCAAGTGAATGTCAAAGACCTATTTATGTATCATCCGGACTTCTTTGGTAAAGGAAATACTTCACCACTAGATACTCTGATTGAGTTAGGTAAATCTGGCTTTAACAATCTTCTTGCTAAAAACAATGTCGATACTTATGCTATCAGTCTTGCCAGCCATCATGGAACGACAGATTTGTTTAGCACGTTGGAAAATTACCGAAAAGTCTTTCTACCAGACAAAACCAATAATGACTGGTTTAAATCACAGACCAAGGCTTACATTGTCGAAGAAAAATCCAATATCGAAGAGGTGAAAACGAAGCAAGGACAGGCTGGTACCAAGTATTCTATCGGTGTCTACGACCGTATCACTAGTGCCACATGGAAATACCGCAATATGGTACTACCTCTACTTACTCTTCCTGAAAAATCTGTATTTGTCATCTCGACCATGTCTAGTCTAGGATTTGGAGCTTATGATCGCTACCGCAACAGCGATTATAAGGCTGGAGATGAACTCAATAAGTTTGTTGAAGATAATGCGCGTGAAACAGCCAAACGTCAGCGAGATCACTATGATTATTGGTATCGCATTTTAGATAAAGAAGGACGAGAAAAACTCTATCGTACAATTCTACTTTATGATGCCTATAAGTTTGGAGATGATAGAACCTCTGGAAAAGCTACAGTTGAGGCTCAGTTTGATAGTACCAATCCGGCGATGAAGAATTTCTTTGGTCCAGTGGGTAATAAAGTAGTTCACAATCATCATGGTGCTTATGCAACTGGAGATGGCGTTTACTATATGTCCTATCGTATGTTAGATAAGGATGGAGCCATTACTTATACTCATGAGATGACCCATGATTCAGATCAGGATATTTACCTTGGTGGCTATGGTCGAAGAAGTGGCTTGGGACCTGAGTTCTTCGCAAAAGGCTTATTGCAAGCTCCTGACCAACCAAGTGATGCAACTATTACCATCAACTCTATCTTGAAACATAAAATATCAGATAGTACAGAAGGCCAGCGATTACAAGTACTTGATCCAACTACAAGATTTAATAACGCAGCAGATCTTCAGAACTACGTCCACAATATGTTTGATGTCGTTTACATGTTGGAATATCTCGAAGGGCAATCTATCGTGAAACAGTTAGATGCTTATCAGAAAATGACGGCCCTGAGAAAAATCGAGAATAAATACGTAAAAGATCCTGCAGATGGAAATGATGTTTACGCTACTAACGTTGTACAAAATCTGACAGAAGAAGATGCCAAAAAATTGACTACTTTTGATAGTTTGATTACAAATAATATCTTGTCAGCTCGTGAATATAAGTCTGGGGAATATGAAAGAAACGGTTACTATACGATTAAACTCTTCGCCCCAATCTATTCGGCTCTGAGCAGTAAGGGAACTCCGGGTGATTTGATGGGACGTAGGATTGCTTATGAACTTCTGGCTGCCAAAGGCTTTAAGGATGGAATGGTACCTTATATCTCAAACCAATACGAAGAAGATGCCAAACAAAACGGTAAAATCATCAATCTCTATGGTAAAGAACGAGGATTGGTGACAGATGATCTTGTTTTGGAAAAGGTATTTGAAGGGAAGTATTCTTCTTGGGCGAATTTCAAGAAAGCTATGTACCAAGAACGGGTGGATCAGTTTAGAAACTTGAAGCAGGTTACCTTCAACGATCCAACTAAATCTTGGGCAAGTTTTGCAAGAAAGACGATTCATAGTGTAGAAGAACTGCAGCGATTAATGGACGAAGCTGTCCGTAAGGATGCAGATGAGAATCGTTATTCTTGGGACAACTATAATCCAGAATATGATAGTGCAGTTCATAAGTTAAAGAGAGCAGTATTTAAGGCCTATCTAAATCAAACTGATGATTTTAGAAGTTCAATTTTTAATAATAAAAAATAGTGTTTCCTATTAGGAAATAAAATTAAAGAAGGTGATTATGCTTGTCATTATTTAAAAAAGAACGATTTTCGATCCGAAAAATCTGTGGGATTGTTGGTTCATTTTTACTCGGAAGTATCTTGGTTGCACCGTCAGTCATTCATGCTTCTACCTATCATTACATTGAAAAAAGCGCTCTTACAAAGGAAGAACAAAGCAAGATTCAAGCAGGAATTCCTACTGATAATGAGGTAACTTATGCTCTTATTTATCAGCAGGAAACTCTTCCTGCGACAGGTTCATCGACTTCTGTGCTTACAGCTTTAGGTCTATTAGCTGTTGGTAGTTTCGTTCTTTTGGTTCATAAAAAGAAAAAAGTTAGTAGTTTGTTCTTAGTTACTACTATCGGACTGATTAGTCTTTCTAGTATGCAAGCTCTCGATATAAGCAATCCTTTGAAAGCTCCAAGTAATGAAGGAGTAGTTCAAATTGCTGGATATCGTTATATTGGATACTTACCTCTTGATGATGATGCAATCTCAGAAATTCAACATAAAGCTGAGGGGACAAAAAATGTTCCAGTATCTGAAATTCAAAGTATCCCTAATGAAGCGCCTAAAGCAGACAAACCAGAACATACAGCACCAGTTGGTGGTAATCTGGTTGAGCCCGAAGTTCATGAAAAACCAGGATACACTCAACCTGTGGGGATGGTTCCTGACGAAGCACCTAAAGCAGACAAACCAGAATATACTAAACCAGTTGGCACAGTGCCTGACGAAGCACCTAAATCAGAGAAACCAGAGTACACTGCACCAGTAGGCACAGTCCCAGACGATGCTCCTAAATATGAGAAGCCTGACTATACGCAACCAATAGGTACAAACCTTGTAGAACCGGAAGTTCAACCAGCGTTGCCGGAAGCTATTGTGACTGACAAAGGCGAGCCGGAAGTTCAACCGGCATTACCCGAAGCTGTTGTGACTGACAAAGGCGAACCGGAAGTTCAACCAGCGTTACCCGAAGCTGTTGTGACTGACAAAGGCGAACCGGAAGTTCAACCGGCATTACCAGAAGCTGTTGTGACTGAAAAAGGTGAGCCGGAAGTTCAACCAGCGTTACCCGAAGCTGTTGTGACTGACAAAGGCGAGCCGGAAGTTCAACCAGCGTTACCCGAAGCTGTTGTGACTGAAAAAGGTGAGCCGGAAGTTCAACCAGCGTTGCCGGAAGCTATTGTGACTGACAAAGGCGAGCCTGAGGTTCAACCAGCCGTACCCGAAGCTGTTGTGGCTGACAAAGGGGAACCTGAAGTTCATGAAAAACCAGCATACACTGAACCGGTAGGCACAGTTCCAGAAGAAGCACCCAAGTCCGAGAAGTCAGAATACACGGAACCTGTAGGTACAACAGGAGTAGATGAAAATGGCAACTTGATTGAGCCGCCTGCTATCGACATTCCAGAGTATACTGAACCAATATCTACAGTTTCAGAAGTTGCACCAGAAAGAGAAGAGTTGCCTTCTCTACATACCGATATTCGTACAGAGACTATTCCTAAAACTATCACAGAAGAATCCGATTCTAGCAAATTTATAGGTGATGATTCTATTAAACAAGTTGGTGAGGATGGCGAACGTCAAATTGTTACTAGCTATGAAGAGTTACATGGCAAAAAAATCAGTGACCCAGTTGAAACAGTAACTGTGTTGAAAGAAATGAAGCCTGAAATTCTTGTAAAAGGTACCAAAGAAAAGCCCAAAGAAAAAACGGCTCCTGTTTTGACTCTGACCACTGTATCTAAGGATGTTTTAGCTAAGTCTGCTACAATTAACTACAATCTAGAAAATCAAGACAATGCTACAATTACACGCATTGTAGCGACTATCAAAGAAGGTGGAAAAATTGTAAAAACGCTTGATTTAAAAACCGATAACTTATCTCAAGTATTAGAGAACTTAGACTATTACAAAGATTATACGATTTCAACCACTATGACTTATGATGTAGGTAAGGGTGCAGAAGTATCGACTTTGGAAGATAAACCTTTACGCTTAGATTTAAAGAAAGTTGAGTTGAAAGATATTGCAAATACCAGTCTCGTACAAGTAAACGAAAGCGGTGTCGAAAGCGATAGTAATCGTTTAACCTCTCTTCCAAGTAATGTTAACAACTATTACTTAAAAGTAACCTCCAGAGAAAACAAAGTGACTCGTTTAGCAATTGATAAGATTGAAGAGGTCATTGAGGAAGGTAAGCAGCTTTACAAGATAACGGCAAAAGCACCTGACTTAGTTCAACGTGATAAAGACGGTAAGTTAAGAGATACTTACACTTATTATCTTGAAAAACCGAGGGCTACCGAGGATAAGGTTTATTACAACTTCCATGATTTAGCAAAAGACATGCAAGCAAATCCTACCGGTGAGTTTAAACTTGGTGCAGATTTGAATGCAGTTAACGTTAAGCCAGCAGGTAAAGCTTATGTTATGGCTAAGTTTAGAGGTACTTTATCAAGTGTAGAGAATCATCAGTACACGATTCATAACTTAGAAAGACCTTTGTTTAATGAGGCTGAAGGTGCTACACTCAAAAACTTTAACTTAGGTAATGTAAATATCAATATGCCTTGGGCTGATAAAGTTGCACCTATTGGTAATATGTTTAAGAAGTCTACACTTGAGAATATCAAAGTAGTAGGTTCAGTAACAGGAAATAACGATGTAACCGGTGCTGTTAATAAGTTAGACGAAGCTAATATTCGCAATGTAGCTTTTATTGGCAAGATTAACAGTCTTGGAGATAAAGGCTGGTGGTCTGGTGGACTTGTCAGCGAAAGTTGGATAAGTAACGTTGATAAAGCTTACGTTGATGCTAAGATTAGTGCCAATAAATCTAAATATGGTGGTTTAATTGGTAAACTAGATCATGGTATTGACTCGATGACAGTAGGTAAAAAAGGATTTCTCCGAAATGCTGTAATAAAAGGTACTATGAATTTGATTCAGCATGGCGAAAGTGGAGGTGTAATTCATAACAACTTTAACTGGGGTGTTATTGAAGACGTCGTAACAATGCTTAAAGTAAATAATGGTGAAATTGTCTATGGTTCACCAGCCTTGAATGATAATGACCAATATTTTGGATTAGATAATATCAAACGTGTAAATTATGTAAATGGTGTTGCAAGTGGTTTATCTTCCTACAAACATTCAAATCGTATTACTGGTATCTCTCAAGCAGAAGCAGATGCTAAAATCGCTAAGATGAATATCACAGCCAACACCTTTACTATTCAAGATCCTGTCGTAAACAAGTTAAATCGTATCATCGATAGAGATTCTGATTATAAAGCGATTCAGGACTACCAAGAAACAAGAAACCTAGCTTATCGAAACTTGGAAAAACTGCAACCATTTTATAACAAAGAGTGGATTATAAACCAAGGGAATAAGTTAACAGATGATTCCAATCTTGTTAAGAAAACTGTTCTGTCTGTAACAGGTATGAAAGCAGGGCAATTTGTCACTGATTTATCAAGTGTGGATAAAATCATGATTCACTATGCCGATGGAACCAAAGAAGAATTTGGGGTATCTGCGGTTTCGGACTCTAAGGTAAAACAAGTCAAAGAATATAATGTAGATGGTTTAGGTGTAGTTTACACTCCTAATATGGTTTATAAGAACAGAGATTCCTTGATTACGAAAGTTAAAGAGAAGTTGAGTTCTGTTGCTTTAGACTCTGCTGAGGTTAAAGCTATTACAAATAACCCTTCATCTCTATACCTAGAAGAAAGCTTCGCTGAGGTTAGAGAGACGTTAGATAAGTTAGTGAAGTCCTTGTTAGAAAATGAAGACCATCAACTGAACAGTGATGAAGTGGCTGAGAAGGCGCTTCTCAAGAAAGTTGAAGATAATAAAGCTAAGATTATATTAGCCTTGACTTATCTAAATCGTTATTATGGTATCGACTATGATGGCTTGAACTTTAAGCATTTGATGATGTTTAAACCAGACTTTTATGGTAAAACACCAAGTATTTTAGATTTCTTGATTCGTATAGGTTCAGCAGAAAAGAATTTAAAAGGAGATAGAAGTTTAGAAGCTTATCGTGAAGTTATTGGTGGTACTATTGGAAAAGGTGAATTAAATGGCTTGTTAGGCTATAACATGCGTTTATTCACTAAGTACACCGACTTAAATGACTGGTTTATTCATGCTGCAAAGAACGTTTATGTTTCTGAGCCTGAGACGACTACAGAGGATTTCAAAGACAAGCGCCATCGTATCTATGACGGTTTGAACAATGACGTGCATAGTCGCATGATTTTACCGTTACTCAACTTGAAGAAAGCACATATTTTTGTCATTTCTACTTACAACACGTTGGCATTCAGTTCTTTTGAAAAATATGGGAAGAATACGGAAGAAGAACGAAATGCTTTCAAAGAGGAGATAAACAAAGTAGCGAAAGCTCAACAAAGATATTTAGACTTTTGGTCTCGTTTAGCTTTACCAAAAGTTCGTAATCAGCTCTTGAAGAGTCAAAACTCCGTACCAACGCCTGTTTGGGATAATCAAAATTATAGCGGTATTAAGAATGCTAGTCGCCGTGGTTATGGTTCAGATGGCAAGGTTGCAACTCCTATTCGTGAGCTATTTGGCCCAACTGATCGTTGGCATCAAGTTAACGGAGCGATGGGAGCGATGGCAAAAATTTATGAACGTCCATGGAAAGATGATCAGGTTTACTTCATGGTAACTGACATGATTAGTCAGTTTGGTATTTCAGCCTTTACACATGAAACAACTCACATAAACGACCGTATGGCTTACTATGGTGGAGATTGGCATCGTGAAGGTACTGACTTAGAAGCCTTTGCTCAAGGTATGTTACAAACCCCTGATAAATCTACTCCGAATAGTGAGTATAAAGCTCTGGGTATCAACATGGCTTATGAGCGTAAAAATGATGGTGAGCAGTACTACAATTATGATCCAGCTAAGTTAGACAGTCGAGACAAAATTGATAGTTATATGAAAAACTACAATGAGTCTATGATGATGTTAGATTACTTAGAAGCTACTGCCGTTATTAAGCAGAAGTTATCTGATAACTCTAAGTGGTTCAAGAAGATGGATAAAGAGTGGCGTACAAATGCGGATAGAAATCGTTTAATTGGAGAACCACACCAGTGGGACAAATTACGTGATTTGACGGAAGAAGAGAAGAAATTACCAATTGATAGCATTGACAAGTTGGTAGATAATAACTTTGTAACTCTTCATGGTATGCCAAATAACGGTCGCTTCCGTACGGAAGGTTTTGATAGTGCTTATCAAACGGTCAATATGATGGCAGGTATCTTTGGCGGGAATACGAGTCGAAGCACCGTAGGTTCTATTTCCTTTAAACACAATACTTTCCGTATGTGGGGTTACTATGGTTATGAGAACGGCTTTATCCCTTATGTTTCTAACAAGTTAAAAGGTGATGCCAACAGAGAAAATAAAGGGCTTTTAGGTGATGATTTCATTATCAAGAAAGTTTCTAATAATCAATTCCAAAACCTCGAAGAGTGGAAGAAACATTGGTATCATGAAGTGTATGCGAAAGCACAGAAAGGCTTTGTTGAGATTGAAGTAGACGGTTCTAAGATTTCAACTTACGCTCAACTTCAAAACTTATTTAACACTGCTGTTGAGAAAGACTTGAAAGAAGGTGGTTTCAAGCATACCGAAGGCCTCAAGTGGAAAGTTTATAAGAAATTATTACAAAACACAGATGGTTTCTTAAATCCATTGTTTAAAATATAAAAGGGACAAGTTTTTTGGCTCTTTGTCAACTGTAGTGGGTTGAAGAAAAGCTAATCTCGAGAAAGGACAAATTTCGTCCTTTCTTTTTTGATGTTCAGAGCGATAAAAATGCGTTTTTTGAAGTTTTCAAAGTTCTGAAAACCAAAGGCATTGCGTTTAATAAGTTTGATTAGATTATTAGTGGCTTCCAGTTTGGCGTTAGAATAGGGTAGTTGAAGAGCGTTGACAATTTTCTCTTTGTCCTTTAGAAAGGTTTTAAAGACAGTCTGAAAAAGAGGATGAACCAGCTTTAGATTGTCCTCAATGAGTCCAAAGAATTTCTTCGGCTCCTTATTCTGAAAGTGGAAAAGCAAGAGTTGATAGAGATGATAGTGGTGTTTCAAGTCTTCGGAATAGCTCAAAAGCTTGTTTAGGATTTCCTTATTGGTTAAATGCATACGAAAAGTAGGGCGATAAAAACGTTTATCACTCAGTTTACGACTATCCTGATTGATTCATAATTTGGACACGCACACGACTCATAGCACGGCTTAGATGTTGTACAATGTGAAAGCAATCCAGAACGATTTTAGCGTTTGGGAGTGAAACAGTCTCGTAGACTGTTTCAGCCTGAGCCTAGAAATTCGAAAGCGAAGTTGTCTAGTCAAGTCATAATAAGGGATAAACATATCCATAGTAATGATTTTGACGCGACTTCGGACAGAACTCTCATATTTAAGAAAATGATTTCGGATGATAGATTGTGTTCTACCTTCCAGAACTGTGATGATGTTGAGATTGTCAAAATCTTGAGGGTAATTTCTCAAAGTAACTTCCACTTTCCTGACCAAAGTGGAAATTAGTCTAAAACGGATTTTTATGGTGGAATTAAGTGTGAGACGTTTGTTAATTATTTTATAGGATTGGCTATTAGTAAGAAATATGGTATAATATAGGGTGAGACCTTCTTAATAAATAGTGAAAGAGTATAAAATGAAAAAAATTGTCATTAACGGCGGGAGACCATTGAAAGGTGAAATTACAATCAGTGGTGCTAAAAATAGTGTCGTTGCCTTGATTCCTGCCATTATTTTATCAGATGATGTTGTGATTTTGGATTGTGTTCCAGACATCTCTGATGTAGCTAGTCTTATTGAGATTATGGAAATCATGGGAGCTAGTGTCAAGCGTTATGACGATGTTCTTGAGATTGATCCTCGTGGTGTTCAAAATAAACCAATGCCTTATGGTAAAATTAATAGCTTGCGTGCGTCTTATTATTTCTACGGTAGTCTTTTAGGACGTTTTGGTGAAGCAACTGTAGGTTTGCCTGGAGGGTGTGACCTAGGGCCACGTCCGATTGATTTGCATTTAAAAGCATTTGAAGCTATGGGAGCTAAGACAACCTACGAGGGAGATAATATGAATCTCTCAACCCAAGGATCAAGTCTACATGGTGCGCATATCTATATGGATACTGTTAGTGTTGGTGCAACAATCAATACGATGCTAGCAGCAGTAAAAGCTAAAGGTCGAACAGTTATTGAAAATGCTGCTCGTGAACCTGAAATCATTGATGTGGCTACATTATTAAACAATATGGGAGCTCACATTCGTGGCGCAGGTACGGATATGATTACTATTGATGGTGTAGATAGCCTTCATGGAACACGTCACCAAGTCATCCCAGACCGTATTGAAGCAGGTACTTATATTTCAATGGCTGCTGCAGTAGGCCATGGGATTCGAATTAATAATGTACTTTATGAGCATTTAGAAGGATTTATTGCTAAACTTGAAGAAATGGGTGTTCACATGACTATTTCTGAAGACAGTATTTTCGTCGAAGAGCAAACAAATCTAAAGGCTGTTAATATCAAAACAGCTCCTTATCCAGGTTTCGCAACAGATCTTCAACAGCCTATTACTCCTTTGCTATTAAAAGCAGAGGGGCGTGGAACATTGATTGACACCATTTATGAAAAACGTGTCAACCATGTTTTCGAGTTGGCAAAAATGAATGCAGATATCTCCACAACAAACGATCACATCATTTATAAAGGAGGCAATCCTTTACACGGTGCAAATGTCAAGGCGACAGACCTACGTGCAGGTGCAGCACTGGTGATTGCTGGTTTGATGGCTGAAGGAAGAACGGAGATTACCAATGTTGAATTTATCCTTCGAGGCTACTCAAATATTATCGAGAAATTACGGAACCTCGGAGCAGATATTGAACTAATCGAAGAGTAATCTTAGAGGATTAATATGAATATCTGGACAAAATTAGCAATGTTTTCTTTCTATGAGACGGAACGATTATATTTCCGTCCCTTCTTTTTTGCCGACGCTGCTGACTTTCATGCTCTAGCATCTGATCCGGAGAATCTACAATTTATCTTTCCAGTTCAAGCCAGTCTTGAAGAAAGTCAATATGCCCTTGCCAACTATTTTATGAAGTCACCTTTGGGAATCTGGGCGATCTGCGATAAGAAGGATGAGAAGATGATTGGTTCCATCAAGTTTGAGAAACTTGATGAGATTAAGAAGGAAGCGGAAATTGGCTATTTTTTAAAGAAAGAGTATTGGTCTAAGGGATATATGACAGAAGCGGTAACTAAGTTATGTGAACTGTCAATGGATCAATTTGGCTTAAAGCAATTATCAATCGTAACGCATTTGGAAAATAGTGCTAGTCAGAAGGTAGCGCAAAAGTCAGGTTTTAGTCTTTATCGTCGCTTTAAAGGCAGTGATCGCTATACCCGAAAGATGCGAGATTATCTAGAATTCCGCTATACTAAAGGAGATCTGAATGAGTAAACATCAAGAAATTTTAGCTTATTTAGAAGAATTACCAGTCGGAAAACGGGTCAGTGTTCGAAGTATTTCAAATAGGCTGGGAGTGAGTGATGGTACAGCTTATCGTGCTATTAAAGAGGCTGAGAACAGAGGTTTGGTTGAAACCAGACCACGCAGTGGAACAGTTCGGGTAAAATCTAAAAAAGTAGCAATTGAAAAATTAACCTTTGCAGAGATTGCAGAAGTCACAGGATCAGAAGTTTTGGCAGGTCAGGATGGGTTAGATAGAGAATTTAGCAAATTTTCCATCGGTGCCATGACTGAAAAGAATATTCTATCCTATCTTCACGATGGTGGACTCGTCATTGTTGGAGACAGAACGCG is a genomic window containing:
- a CDS encoding SIALI-17 repeat-containing surface protein, yielding MSLFKKERFSIRKICGIVGSFLLGSILVAPSVIHASTYHYIEKSALTKEEQSKIQAGIPTDNEVTYALIYQQETLPATGSSTSVLTALGLLAVGSFVLLVHKKKKVSSLFLVTTIGLISLSSMQALDISNPLKAPSNEGVVQIAGYRYIGYLPLDDDAISEIQHKAEGTKNVPVSEIQSIPNEAPKADKPEHTAPVGGNLVEPEVHEKPGYTQPVGMVPDEAPKADKPEYTKPVGTVPDEAPKSEKPEYTAPVGTVPDDAPKYEKPDYTQPIGTNLVEPEVQPALPEAIVTDKGEPEVQPALPEAVVTDKGEPEVQPALPEAVVTDKGEPEVQPALPEAVVTEKGEPEVQPALPEAVVTDKGEPEVQPALPEAVVTEKGEPEVQPALPEAIVTDKGEPEVQPAVPEAVVADKGEPEVHEKPAYTEPVGTVPEEAPKSEKSEYTEPVGTTGVDENGNLIEPPAIDIPEYTEPISTVSEVAPEREELPSLHTDIRTETIPKTITEESDSSKFIGDDSIKQVGEDGERQIVTSYEELHGKKISDPVETVTVLKEMKPEILVKGTKEKPKEKTAPVLTLTTVSKDVLAKSATINYNLENQDNATITRIVATIKEGGKIVKTLDLKTDNLSQVLENLDYYKDYTISTTMTYDVGKGAEVSTLEDKPLRLDLKKVELKDIANTSLVQVNESGVESDSNRLTSLPSNVNNYYLKVTSRENKVTRLAIDKIEEVIEEGKQLYKITAKAPDLVQRDKDGKLRDTYTYYLEKPRATEDKVYYNFHDLAKDMQANPTGEFKLGADLNAVNVKPAGKAYVMAKFRGTLSSVENHQYTIHNLERPLFNEAEGATLKNFNLGNVNINMPWADKVAPIGNMFKKSTLENIKVVGSVTGNNDVTGAVNKLDEANIRNVAFIGKINSLGDKGWWSGGLVSESWISNVDKAYVDAKISANKSKYGGLIGKLDHGIDSMTVGKKGFLRNAVIKGTMNLIQHGESGGVIHNNFNWGVIEDVVTMLKVNNGEIVYGSPALNDNDQYFGLDNIKRVNYVNGVASGLSSYKHSNRITGISQAEADAKIAKMNITANTFTIQDPVVNKLNRIIDRDSDYKAIQDYQETRNLAYRNLEKLQPFYNKEWIINQGNKLTDDSNLVKKTVLSVTGMKAGQFVTDLSSVDKIMIHYADGTKEEFGVSAVSDSKVKQVKEYNVDGLGVVYTPNMVYKNRDSLITKVKEKLSSVALDSAEVKAITNNPSSLYLEESFAEVRETLDKLVKSLLENEDHQLNSDEVAEKALLKKVEDNKAKIILALTYLNRYYGIDYDGLNFKHLMMFKPDFYGKTPSILDFLIRIGSAEKNLKGDRSLEAYREVIGGTIGKGELNGLLGYNMRLFTKYTDLNDWFIHAAKNVYVSEPETTTEDFKDKRHRIYDGLNNDVHSRMILPLLNLKKAHIFVISTYNTLAFSSFEKYGKNTEEERNAFKEEINKVAKAQQRYLDFWSRLALPKVRNQLLKSQNSVPTPVWDNQNYSGIKNASRRGYGSDGKVATPIRELFGPTDRWHQVNGAMGAMAKIYERPWKDDQVYFMVTDMISQFGISAFTHETTHINDRMAYYGGDWHREGTDLEAFAQGMLQTPDKSTPNSEYKALGINMAYERKNDGEQYYNYDPAKLDSRDKIDSYMKNYNESMMMLDYLEATAVIKQKLSDNSKWFKKMDKEWRTNADRNRLIGEPHQWDKLRDLTEEEKKLPIDSIDKLVDNNFVTLHGMPNNGRFRTEGFDSAYQTVNMMAGIFGGNTSRSTVGSISFKHNTFRMWGYYGYENGFIPYVSNKLKGDANRENKGLLGDDFIIKKVSNNQFQNLEEWKKHWYHEVYAKAQKGFVEIEVDGSKISTYAQLQNLFNTAVEKDLKEGGFKHTEGLKWKVYKKLLQNTDGFLNPLFKI